The nucleotide window TAATGAATCAATGGAAATTTCCAAAGATGAATGGGAAAACGCAGTAAAAGAATCTTCTGTCAGACTACAATGGGACCCAGACCACGATCCCTTTGGAAAAAAACTGGAAAGACGGGCGATACAAATTGGACTGAGAAATGAATTCGCCCAATCTTTTGCCAAAGAAGATATTTTATTAATTGAAGATATTTCTGATTTTGTGAAGGCGCAATATCAATTTATTTTAAATAATGACTTGAATAATCTAATGATTCCCGTAGAAAAACCTTTGGTCTTTGATGATGAAAATTTAAATAAAGAACTAAAACTCACTGAAACCAAAAATTGAATTAATACAAGGTGACATCACAAAAATAAATACCGATGCAATCGTCAACGCTGCAAATTCATCATTGCTTGGCGGAGGCGGTGTTGATGGAGCCATACATCGCGCAGGCGGAAAACAGATTTTGGAAGAATGTATGCAGATTAGAAACAGACAAGGCAAATGCAAAACAGGAGAAGCTGTTGTGACTACAGCTGGAAATCTACCTGCGAAGTACGTCATTCACACTGTAGGTCCGATTTGGAATAATGATGAAGAGAAATGCTCAAAATTATTATCAAATTGTTATAAGAATTCTTTGAAACTAGCAGAAGGTCTTAATGTAAAAACAATTGCTTTCCCAAATATCAGCACAGGCGTTTATCGTTTTCCAAAAGAATTGGCCGCAAAAATTGCAGTTCAGGAAGTTCAGAATTTTGAATCTGACGTAATTGAGGAAGTGATTTTTGTCTGTTTTGATGACGAGAATGTGCAGATTTATAAAAGATTAATCAATTTTGATGAAAAATAGTGTAAAATCAGGAATTTTCGGAGTTTGTGTTGGCGATGCTTTGGGCGTTCCGGTGGAGTTCAAGAAACGTGAAGATTTGAAGATATCGCCTGTAAAAGGTTATTTAGAATATATGTCTTGGAACCAACCAAAAGGAACTTGGAGCGATGACAGTTCATTGACACTTTGCCTATCAGAGGTGTTGACGAAAGGTTACGATTTAGAGAAAATCGGACAAAGTTTTGTAAAATGGGTAAAATATGGGCACTGGACTGCGCACGGAAGATTGTTTGATATTGGCGGAACCACGAGACATTCGATTGCAAGATTAATCAAAGGAGAAAGTGCCAAATTTTCGGGAAATATTTTTGAGGAAGATAATGGAAATGGTTCTTTGATGAGAATTCTCCCTTTGGCTTTTTATCTGAAAAATGAAGAAAATATCGAGACACTTTACCTGACCGTAAAAGAAGTTTCATCTATTACGCACGGACATTTTCGTTCTGTTTTTGCTTGTTTTATATATGTACTTTTTGCAATTGAGTTAATTAACGGAAAAAGCAAAAAAGAAGCCTTTGAATATATGCAAAAACAAGCTTTGGAATATGCTGTTTTTCAGGAATTTAATCCGAAGGAAGTTGAGCTTTTCGAAAAGGTTTTAAACAATGATATTTCCACTTTTCCCGAAGATGTAATTAAAAGTAGTGGTTATGTTCTCCATAGTTTGGAAGCTTCATTTTGGTGTTTTCTGAATTCTGAAAGTTATTCTGAAGCTGTTTTGAAAGCCGTTAATTTGGGAGAAGATACAGACACGACTGGAGCGATTACCGGTGGAATTGCCGGAATCTATTATGGTTTTGAAAATATTCCCGAAGAATGGATTTCTGAATTGGTGAGGAAAGATGATATTGAGAAATTATGTTCTAAATTGGAGAATAAATTGATGAAATAAAAACAAACAATGACCGAATCCCAAAACAAAAAAATAAGCAAGTTCCTAAGCTTCGTCCTTCGACACAAACCGGAAACTATTAACTTAGTTCTGGACAAAAACGGCTGGACAGATGTTGATGAATTAATCACAAAATCGACAAATGATTCTCAAGGTTTCACTTTTGAAGAATTGGACGAAATTGTACAGACAAATGACAAAAAACGTTTTGTTTTCAATGAAGATAAGACCAAAATCAGAGCCAATCAAGGTCATTCAATTGATGTTGATTTGGCTTTAAAACCACAACAGCCGCCAGAATTTCTCTATCACGGAACAGCTATGAATAATGTAGATTCAATTCTAGAAAACGGAATTGAAAAAAGAAACAGATAACACGTTCATCTCAGTTTGGACAAAGAAACGGCGACCAAAGTCGGGATACGCCACGGAAAACCAATTATTTTGACAATTAAAACAGGTGAAATGTTTGAAGATGGAATTTTGTTCTATCTTTCTGAAAATAATGTGTGGTTAACGGATTTTGTGGATACTAAATATATCAAAAAGCAACCGATTTGATTACATCGAACAATTAATCCACAGAATTTTCTGAGGATTTTTTTTAATTAATATTTCCACGTTCTCTACATTTGTAGTATGAAAAATCTTTCAATTCTCTTCCTTGTAATCTCCACTTTCACATTCTCCCAAACCTTCCAAACCCCTTTCGAAAAAGGCAACGGCAACCAAACCGTCACGTTTGAGGAAATGAGAGCTTATTATCAAAAACTGGATAAGGAATTTGAAAGCATCACTTTCCAGACAAAAGGCGAAGATGACAATGGCGCGCCAATCGATGTGGTAATTTTCAATCCTACAAAACAAAGTTTCGAAGAAGCTAGAAAAGGAAAATCGGTTTTGTTCGTCAATAACGGAATTCATCCAGGCGAACCAGACGGAATCGATGCGACGATGATGTTGATGCGAGACTTGGCAACTGGAAAAATCAAAGCGCCGAAAAATGTCATCATTGCGTCAATCGCAAGTTACAACATCAGCGGAATGATGAACCGAGGCAGTTTTTCCCGAGCGAACCAAAATGGTCCGGAAGAATATGGTTTCCGTGGAAATGCGAGAAATTATGATTTGAACCGGGATTTCATCAAGACAGATTCAAAAAATTCCAGAAGTTTCCAGCAGATTTTTCAATGGCTGAAACCTGATGTTTTCATAGACAATCACGTGAGCAACGGTGCGGATTATCAATACACTTTCACTTATATTTCGACCAATAAAGAACGGTTGGGAAATGTTCTCGGTAATTATTTCAACGGCGAAATGCAGAGAACGCTTCTGAAAAATATGGAGAAAAAAGGGGTGATTTCCGTGCCTTATGTCAACATTCACGGCGATGTTCCGGACGGCGGTTTCCCAGCATTCATCGATTCTCCGAGATATGCTACAGGTTACACGACGCTTTTCAATTCCATCGGGACGGTGGTGGAAACGCATATGCTGAAGCCGTACAAAGACCGCGTGAAAGTGACGTACGATTATATGGTCGATAACATTAATTATATCGATGAAAATTACAAGACCATTCAGCAAAAACGAGCCGAAAATCTGAAACAATACAAAGTCGGAAACCAATATGCTTTGGCTTGGAAACTGGATTCTACAAAATATGAAACGATTGATTTCAAAGGCTTTGAAGCGAAATATAAACCAAGCGACGTTTCCGGAAAGACCAGACTTTGGTACGACAAAAAATCGCCGTTTTCCAATCCCGTGAAATATTACAACACGTACGTTCCGGCAAAAGAAGTCACAATCCCAAAATATTACGCCATCCCACAATCTGAATGGAAAGTGATTGATTTACTGAAACTTAACCAAATCAAAATGATTCCTATAAAACAGGATTCTGCATTTACAGTGGAAAGTTACAGGATCAAAGATTTCAAAACCGTTCCCAATCCTTACGAAGGTCATTATCTGCATTACGACACATTTGTGATCAAAGATTCTGGCAAAATGAAGTTCCGAGCTGGCGATTTCCTCGTTCCATTGAATCAAGATGGCGTGAAATTTCTCTTGGAAACTTTGGAGCCGGAAGCGGTGGATTCTTACTTCAACTGGAATTTCTTTGATGCGATGTTGGGTCAGAAAGAATATTATTCGCCTTACGTTTTCGAAGATACGGCCAGTAAACTTTTGAAAGATAACAAGGCTTTGAAAACTGCTTTCGAAATGGAGAAATCCATCAATCCGAAATTCGCTCAAGACGGTGACGCACAGTTGGATTGGGTTTACAAACATTCCGAATATTACGAGAAAACGCATCGGCTTTATCCGATTTTTAGAATTAATTAAATTTAAAATATGAGATAATTCTCTCGCAGATTTATAGATTCAGCAGATTAATTTAAAAAGAAGTCTGCAAAATTTACCCAATCCGCGAGAAACGAAATCTAATTCTTAGGAACTTCTATCACTCTTTGCAAAGCTTTCTTAGGGTTTCCATTTCTGTCCCACAGCAAAGGATAATTGGTTCGTTCAGGGATTGGATAATCATTTTTCCAGGACATTCCGTCCTGCATTCCCCAAGTTGTAACGCGGTCCAGCTTATCTCTTTTCTTGTAGAAGATCTGGAAAAGTTCAGCATATCTGTCGGCAAGTTTGTCGTCGATATCTTTCGGAAGTCCGTTGGCGTAAGGATCCAGAAATGTTTTGAATTCCTCGTTCTGAAATTGCTTGTGCGTGAAAGCCTGACCAATGATCTGTCCTTCCTTCGTCACAGGCAAAACATCCACATCGATTTCCGTGATCATCACTTTGATGCCACACGCGGCGTACGCATCTATCGCATCTTCGATGTATTTAGTTTTTGGAAAATTAAGTCCCCAATGGCCTTGGATGCCGATGCCGTCAATTCGGATTCCGGCGGTCTGTAGCATTTTGACCATTCGGACGATACCTTTCACTTTTTCCGGTCTCCAGGCGTTGAAGTCGTTGTAGTATAATTCTGTGTTGGGCGCATATTTTGCGGCGTATTGGAAAGACAATCTCATCAGTTCGTCGCCATCGCCGATGCCGTTGATCCATCCGCCAGTGCGGTATTTTCCGTCATCGTCGATCACTTCATTTACGACATCCCAAGCGTCCACTTTTCCGGCGTATCTGCTGGCTACCAATTTGATGTGGTCGTGCAAGCGTTCCTTGGTTTTTTCTTTGCTTTTTGGCGTTCCATCCTCATTTTTGAAAAACCAATCCGGCGTTTGATTGTTCCAAACCAGCGTGTGGCCGATGATGTACATCTTATTTTTCTTTCCAAATTCCACAAAAGCATCCGCCTGCGCAAAATCGAATTTCCCCGGAAGTGGATTCACGACTTCGGCTTTCATACAGTTTTCTGGCGTGATTGTATTGAAATGTTGAAGGACAATATCCTGTTGTTTTTTATCTTTTCCGCTTACGATGTCGTGGTTCACGGCCGTTCCGATTTTGAAAGCCTGAGAATATGCATCTTTGAATTTGACATTCTGCGAGGAACAAAAGGAAGAAATTAAAACACTAAATATGATAAGGCACTGTCTCATAAACTCGAATATTAATTTAACTAAAGATAGAAAAATTAAATAAACGGGAAATTGGCAATTATTTTAATGTTTTGAATGGCTGATTACTTTGCTAGAGCCAATCTACAGAAGTTTGGGATAAGCTCAGCGAATATATTTGAAGCTCCAAAAATCATCATTGTCGAATAACGATTTTTCGAGTTTAATGAACGTTAACGTTGAGCTTTTAGATTTTAAAAATTGAAATTTTATGTTAAGTCAATCGAGATTAAAATATCATTTCTAATTATCAGATTTGAATTTCATAATAGTTTGATGAGCCTGTTTGTCGATTTCTCCTACAATATTTCTTTAACTATATTTTGTAAGAGCATAATATTGAATATCATTTACTAATTGGTTTAAATAATTTTGCCATTCAATTTATACTCACTACTCTCTGATTCATGTAATTCTGTTAATCTATTAAAACCAATAGATGAATTACTACAATTAACATCAATGAAAAAATTATCTTAATTAGTTAAGAAGAACCAAAAATGAGCGTTAAAAATCAATTGCTCTCATTTGATATTTTTAAAATAGTTCTTCGATATATTTTTTCCGAGTACGCTTCTATAAATTCAAATTCATTTTCCCTCTCATCAAACTGAATTATATAATCAACACCAATTTCATAACTTAATTTATCACCATCAAACATTAATCTTGCACCACTAATTCTTCCTGCAAAATTTTTCAAAATAAATTGTACTTGAAAACGTCGTGAAATGTCTGTCAAAATTATCTTTATGGGTACAAATGGATTCTTTAAAGTATAATACTTTACCAATATTAACCGAAAAATTTTCTACAAAATTTATTATTTTGTTTCTTACTTCTATATCAAAAGCCATTTTAATTTGTTATTAACATTCAAATATACCATTTTCCAATAAGGAGGAATCAACCTTCCCTGCCTTTCTACTTGCCATTCAACAAAAACTTAGTATTTTTGAGACAATTAAAAATAGAAAACCTTTATGAGCATCAAATCTCGAAAGGTTGATAAAAATAGTTCTATGAAAAAAACTGCTTTTTCTTTATTCTTCATCGTTTTCTCACTGTTGATTTCGGCGCAGAAAGAGGCTTACACTCAGCAATATGCAAAATACAAAATGGATATTGATGTGGATGCGCCCAACTTCACTTACCAAGGGAAACAGACTTTGCAATATCAAAACAATTCGCCGGACGAGCTGAGGGTGGCGTATTTCCATTTGTACTGGAACGCGTTCAAAGTGGGGTCTATGATGGATCAGCGTGTGGCAGGTCAAGGTGTGAATGCAGACGGAAGATTGGCAAAACGCGTTGGGAATACAGTCATTTCCAGATTGTCCGAAATTCCTAAGAATGAAGAGGGCGCGCAAAACATCCGATGGATAAAGCAGAACGGAAAAGATTTGAAATTCGAGATTCAGGG belongs to Chryseobacterium sp. KACC 21268 and includes:
- a CDS encoding DUF4291 domain-containing protein; translation: MKLKLKNYKEQLKDWPQQGYHIMAQYDDEKVIVYQSYRKSIGEFAVKNQFFGGGFSLERMTWIKPNFLWMMYRNGWETKENQEFVLAIHLKMDAFKKYLTNAIYSSYNESMEISKDEWENAVKESSVRLQWDPDHDPFGKKLERRAIQIGLRNEFAQSFAKEDILLIEDISDFVKAQYQFILNNDLNNLMIPVEKPLVFDDENLNKELKLTETKN
- a CDS encoding O-acetyl-ADP-ribose deacetylase, whose amino-acid sequence is MKPKIELIQGDITKINTDAIVNAANSSLLGGGGVDGAIHRAGGKQILEECMQIRNRQGKCKTGEAVVTTAGNLPAKYVIHTVGPIWNNDEEKCSKLLSNCYKNSLKLAEGLNVKTIAFPNISTGVYRFPKELAAKIAVQEVQNFESDVIEEVIFVCFDDENVQIYKRLINFDEK
- a CDS encoding ADP-ribosylglycohydrolase family protein, with protein sequence MKNSVKSGIFGVCVGDALGVPVEFKKREDLKISPVKGYLEYMSWNQPKGTWSDDSSLTLCLSEVLTKGYDLEKIGQSFVKWVKYGHWTAHGRLFDIGGTTRHSIARLIKGESAKFSGNIFEEDNGNGSLMRILPLAFYLKNEENIETLYLTVKEVSSITHGHFRSVFACFIYVLFAIELINGKSKKEAFEYMQKQALEYAVFQEFNPKEVELFEKVLNNDISTFPEDVIKSSGYVLHSLEASFWCFLNSESYSEAVLKAVNLGEDTDTTGAITGGIAGIYYGFENIPEEWISELVRKDDIEKLCSKLENKLMK
- a CDS encoding endo-1,4-beta-xylanase; its protein translation is MRQCLIIFSVLISSFCSSQNVKFKDAYSQAFKIGTAVNHDIVSGKDKKQQDIVLQHFNTITPENCMKAEVVNPLPGKFDFAQADAFVEFGKKNKMYIIGHTLVWNNQTPDWFFKNEDGTPKSKEKTKERLHDHIKLVASRYAGKVDAWDVVNEVIDDDGKYRTGGWINGIGDGDELMRLSFQYAAKYAPNTELYYNDFNAWRPEKVKGIVRMVKMLQTAGIRIDGIGIQGHWGLNFPKTKYIEDAIDAYAACGIKVMITEIDVDVLPVTKEGQIIGQAFTHKQFQNEEFKTFLDPYANGLPKDIDDKLADRYAELFQIFYKKRDKLDRVTTWGMQDGMSWKNDYPIPERTNYPLLWDRNGNPKKALQRVIEVPKN